In Quercus lobata isolate SW786 chromosome 12, ValleyOak3.0 Primary Assembly, whole genome shotgun sequence, a genomic segment contains:
- the LOC115970437 gene encoding uncharacterized protein LOC115970437, whose translation MKKEFEMSMVGELNYLLGLQVKQRKDGIFISEEKYAKNLVKRFGLDSRKHASTPMSSSVKLSSNPIDAEVDPTLYISIIGSLLYLTSSRPDIAFNVGVCARFQTAPKESHMMAVKRIIRYVNGTSDYEIWYLKDSNDCLAE comes from the coding sequence atgaagaaagaatttgaaatgAGCATGGTGGGGGAGCTAAACTACCTCCTTGGTCTTCAAGTGAAACAACGAAAAGATGGGATATTCATATCTGAAGAGAAATATGCCAAAAATCTAGTGAAGAGATTTGGTTTGGACTCTAGGAAACATGCATCTACTCCAATGAGTTCCTCGGTCAAACTGAGCTCCAATCCAATCGATGCGGAAGTAGATCCAACCCTATACATAAGCATTATTGGCAGTCTTCTATATCTCACTTCAAGTAGGCCAGACATAGCCTTCAATGTTGGGGTATGTGCTCGTTTTCAAACAGCTCCCAAAGAGTCTCATATGATGGCGGTTAAAAGAATCATTCGCTATGTCAATGGAACATCCGACTATGAGATTTGGTACTTAAAAGACTCAAATGACTGCCTAGCCGAATAA